In Lolium rigidum isolate FL_2022 chromosome 7, APGP_CSIRO_Lrig_0.1, whole genome shotgun sequence, the DNA window AAATAGAAATTGGTTTATGGAAATTCTGATTCATATAAAAAACAAACTAATCATGAGGGTCGGAAGAAAGCGGTTagccagaaaataaaaaaatggtttatgaaaattaataaaaAGGAACTAATCACGAGGCTCAGGGAAATTAGAAGGAAagtaggtggattgggggcgtacCGACGAGAAGAAGCACCAGCGGGGCAGTATTGATCCAGCGTAGTGGTGTTGTAGAGcacgccgccgtggtgcgggaaGGGTGTGTCGTCAGCCATTGAATGTTAGCAATTGAATGTTAGCAGACCCCGCGAGTAGTCGGCTAGGGATGTGTTAGTTTTTCCACCAACAGGGTTTGGCTAAACCTGTTTGGATCGTCATGGTAGCCGTCTCTGTACTTGTTTGAACTCCACTCTTCTATTAATATATCGAGCAGCTCACCtgccgaattctcaaaaaaaaaaaatgttagcAGAGCTGGAAGATTATTCTTAATCAtaatcttgttgatacttgttacATTTTCAGCTCATTGCAGTTATTGATAAACGTGTATTATAATTGTATTGATAAATGTTACATTTTGAGCTTATTGTAAATTTTAGCAGTTATAAGAAACATGGGCAAATGCTATTTGATCACTGTTTATTTTAATATATAGCTAACTAATTGGCCAGTGTGACAACTTGTTGCTCATTTTTCGTGATCAAGAGAGAAGCGGCGGCACGCTCTGCTCGTTGCGGAAGTAGTCACCGGCATCCACATTCCGCTTGATCATGGCGAGCCTCTGGAAGTTCCCCCCGAAATACCTCTCGCCCCACACCTTGCCGCTCTCGTATGTGCTGACGCCGCCGACCACCTGGTTGACGCCGAGGTCCAGGTCCCGGTAGTTGGCGTAGGCGGCCCTAGGGTTCTTGCTGACCAGCGGCTCCATGAAGTCGTATATGGTGTTGATCCAGCTGGGCGTAGTAGTGTTGTTGCCCCCTACCCATGACTCGAGGTACTGGATGTTGTAGAGCACGCCGGCGCGGTGCGGGAAGGGCGTGTCGTCGGCGGCGATGCTCCCCATCCTCCCGCCTTgcggctcgaggacgagctggccCTCGGCGGCGCCGCTGGGCCAGGTGAAGATCTTCTCCCACGCGTCCTTGGTGAGGGCCTCCGTGACGTAGTCGGACTTGTTCTTGTAGAAACGGCCGAGGGTCATGGTGCGGTTGAGCAGGAGGGTTTCGAGGGGCGTGCTGTTGCTGGCGTCGCCGAAGTATATGTAGGCCACGTACTGCACCCAGCTCATCTCCCGGCAGTCGGCGCGCGTGAGGTTGAGCTCCGGGAGCTGGTCGCGAAGGGTGGCCACCACCGCGCTGCAGTTGCCGAGGTACAAGGACTGGAAGTTGGCCTTGGTCACGCCGAGGTCAGGCGCGCGTGGTTTATCTTTTGCGTCGTCCGCGGGCGGGGGTGTGGAGCGATCGGTGCGCGCGTCCTCATCAAAGCCTTCCCATCTCGGGACGGAACTTGGATGCACAGTTTGAATCGGTCAACACATCGACATGCATGACAGACGACTTGTCGAAATGCCAAACCCCCGCCGTTTCGGTTGCTCGCTCGTACATTCATTCCCTTGGCCAGTCCCAACCAAAGGACCACGTACATTAATTAAGCATTGCCTCAAAGCTATTTTTAAATTGCGCTTAATTCCCGGCCTGCAAATTCCCATCGGACCGCGAATAGCTAGTCTTTACCTTTTGAAAAAGGTTTCGGCAAGGTCAACGTTCGCTAGCTCGGTCGCCAGCCTGCCTTGGAATGGACTTCACTGAAGAAAAGCGCGCGCGTGGCGAATTAACCTGTTTTCTGCCTCTCGTAACTCGTAACGGAAACGATAGATCGCGGTGCAGTTTCATTTTCGTCCGCCATCAACTCAAATTAAAGGCCCTCCAAATCGAGATTCATCCATCCAATTCTCGATCTCGCTCTCCA includes these proteins:
- the LOC124673373 gene encoding berberine bridge enzyme-like Cyn d 4, translating into MHPTCCFRTGGGADATTGSTPGTSTRLVRAAPASEPETARCSSSTLSKKTTRSSVPRWEGFDEDARTDRSTPPPADDAKDKPRAPDLGVTKANFQSLYLGNCSAVVATLRDQLPELNLTRADCREMSWVQYVAYIYFGDASNSTPLETLLLNRTMTLGRFYKNKSDYVTEALTKDAWEKIFTWPSGAAEGQLVLEPQGGRMGSIAADDTPFPHRAGVLYNIQYLESWVGGNNTTTPSWINTIYDFMEPLVSKNPRAAYANYRDLDLGVNQVVGGVSTYESGKVWGERYFGGNFQRLAMIKRNVDAGDYFRNEQSVPPLLS